One Aliidongia dinghuensis genomic region harbors:
- a CDS encoding crotonase/enoyl-CoA hydratase family protein produces MTIRFETDGPVAIVTIDRPARRNAVDRATAALLTEAFRRFDADPDLSVAILTGAGETFCAGADLKAIAEGDLNDVKPEGDGPMGPTRLRLGKPVIAAIEGHAVAGGLELALWCDLRVVARDAVLGVFCRRFGAPLIDLGTVRLPRLIGQSRAMDLILTGRAVAADEAHAIGLANRLADPGQALAAALALARELAALPQTCLRHDRLSVLEQWDLDLDAATRNEIAHGRQSLDAGETQAGAARFRDGAGRHGTKE; encoded by the coding sequence ATGACCATCCGCTTCGAGACGGACGGCCCGGTCGCGATCGTGACGATCGACCGGCCGGCGCGGCGCAACGCGGTCGACCGGGCGACGGCGGCGCTGCTGACGGAGGCGTTCCGACGCTTCGATGCCGATCCGGACCTGTCGGTCGCGATCCTGACCGGCGCCGGCGAGACGTTCTGTGCCGGGGCGGACCTGAAGGCGATCGCCGAGGGGGATCTGAACGATGTTAAGCCGGAGGGCGACGGCCCGATGGGCCCGACCCGGCTCCGGCTCGGCAAGCCGGTCATCGCCGCGATCGAAGGCCATGCGGTCGCGGGCGGGCTGGAACTGGCGCTGTGGTGCGATCTGCGCGTCGTCGCGCGCGATGCTGTACTGGGCGTGTTCTGCCGGCGCTTCGGCGCGCCGCTCATCGACCTCGGCACGGTGCGCCTGCCGCGTCTCATCGGCCAGAGCCGCGCCATGGACCTGATCCTGACCGGGCGGGCGGTGGCGGCCGACGAGGCCCATGCCATCGGGCTCGCCAACCGGCTGGCTGACCCGGGCCAGGCGCTCGCGGCGGCGCTGGCGTTGGCGCGGGAGCTCGCGGCCCTGCCGCAGACCTGCCTGCGCCATGACCGATTGTCGGTGCTGGAGCAATGGGATCTCGATCTCGACGCCGCCACGCGCAACGAGATCGCCCATGGGCGTCAGAGCCTCGATGCCGGCGAAACCCAGGCCGGTGCCGCGCGTTTCCGCGACGGCGCCGGGCGGCATGGCACCAAGGAGTAG
- the pcp gene encoding pyroglutamyl-peptidase I yields the protein MRILVTGFDPFGGEPVNPALEALKRLSATLGPHAIERRPLPTVFHRSLDVLGDAVRTLRPDLLIAVGQAGGRTEISIERVAINLDDARIPDNGGQSPIDQPIVPGGPAAYFTNLPLKAMVRALGDAGIPAKVSNTAGTFVCNHVFYGAMHLVATEFPRMRAGFIHIPFLPEQVARHPGQPSMAVETVVAGLTLAIETAAGRTDDIAVADDATH from the coding sequence ATGCGCATACTGGTGACCGGTTTCGATCCCTTCGGCGGCGAGCCGGTCAATCCGGCGCTGGAGGCGCTGAAGCGGCTGTCGGCCACCCTCGGCCCGCACGCGATCGAGCGCCGGCCGCTGCCGACCGTGTTCCATCGATCGCTCGACGTGCTGGGCGATGCGGTACGCACGCTCCGGCCGGATCTGCTGATCGCCGTCGGGCAGGCCGGCGGCCGAACCGAGATCTCGATCGAGCGCGTCGCGATCAACCTCGATGATGCACGCATCCCCGACAATGGCGGCCAGTCGCCGATCGACCAGCCGATCGTGCCGGGCGGACCGGCGGCCTATTTCACCAACCTGCCCCTGAAGGCCATGGTCCGGGCGCTCGGCGATGCCGGCATCCCGGCCAAGGTCTCGAACACCGCCGGCACCTTCGTGTGCAACCATGTGTTCTACGGCGCCATGCATCTGGTCGCGACCGAGTTTCCGCGGATGCGCGCCGGCTTCATCCATATCCCGTTCCTGCCGGAACAGGTGGCGCGTCACCCGGGGCAACCGTCGATGGCGGTCGAGACGGTCGTCGCCGGCCTGACCCTCGCCATCGAGACGGCGGCCGGCCGCACGGACGACATCGCCGTCGCCGACGACGCGACCCACTGA
- a CDS encoding methylated-DNA--[protein]-cysteine S-methyltransferase, which produces MMDWSFAPEAPAEAEALSVTVSSPLGPLTVTEVAGAIVRLRWRGRGGSMPPATTPPTPLLAEAARQLAAYFDKRLKDFDLPLRPDGSPFQQAVWGAMCRIPAGATRTYGSVAAELDVPARAVGGACGTNPIPIIIPCHRILAAGGSLGGYSGQGGAETKLFLLALEGAEAPDADPRQMKLL; this is translated from the coding sequence ATGATGGATTGGAGTTTTGCCCCCGAAGCCCCGGCCGAAGCCGAGGCGCTGAGCGTGACCGTGTCGAGCCCGCTCGGACCGCTGACCGTAACCGAGGTCGCGGGGGCGATTGTCCGGCTGCGCTGGCGCGGCCGGGGTGGGAGTATGCCGCCCGCGACGACACCGCCGACGCCGCTCCTCGCCGAGGCGGCGCGCCAGCTCGCGGCCTATTTCGACAAGCGGCTTAAGGATTTCGATCTGCCGCTGCGGCCGGACGGCTCGCCGTTCCAGCAGGCGGTCTGGGGCGCCATGTGCCGTATTCCGGCGGGTGCCACGCGCACCTATGGCTCGGTCGCGGCCGAACTCGACGTACCGGCCCGGGCGGTCGGCGGCGCCTGCGGCACCAACCCCATCCCGATCATCATTCCGTGCCACCGCATCCTGGCGGCCGGCGGCTCGCTCGGCGGCTACAGCGGCCAGGGCGGCGCCGAGACCAAGCTGTTCCTGCTGGCGCTCGAAGGGGCGGAGGCGCCGGACGCCGACCCGCGGCAGATGAAGCTGCTGTAG
- a CDS encoding DEAD/DEAH box helicase, with protein sequence MTEITKFSELALRAEIQQALAAQGYESPTPIQRQAIPHALEGRDLLGIAQTGTGKTAAFTLPILERLSTSDRRRAPGTARTLVLTPTRELAIQIGESVKAYGANLKLTHTVIFGGVGQKPQTDAMKPGVDILVATPGRLLDLMNQGFVRFDNLEAFVLDEADRMLDMGFIHDVKRVIAKLPAERQTFFFSATMPGEVAQLAQRLLKDPVRVEVTPVATTAEKIAQGVIFCETKEKRQLLADVLADPALSRVIIFTRTKHGANKVTEFLGKAGITAAAIHGNKSQSARQAALEGFRAGKLRALVATDIAARGIDIDGITHVVNFELPNIPESYVHRIGRTARAGAEGSAISFCDGEERAYLRDIERLTRQPVEVLPRPPATAPVVIQANFDQRPPRPQQSRGPRPQRNGERREQGRDQGQRQATGQGQEKVPAPRAAHPHGRPAPGKPDPHRANPHKPAHGKPAHGQHQGQRQGQHHAPVRAESRPAGASRGLGSFGDLVAGLGARSAPEEQDAPREAQHREQRRRR encoded by the coding sequence ATGACCGAAATCACGAAATTTTCCGAGCTGGCGCTCCGCGCGGAAATCCAGCAAGCGCTCGCCGCCCAGGGCTATGAAAGCCCGACGCCGATCCAGCGCCAGGCCATTCCGCACGCACTCGAGGGCCGCGACCTCCTGGGCATCGCCCAGACCGGCACCGGCAAGACCGCGGCCTTCACCTTGCCGATCCTCGAGCGGCTCAGCACGTCCGATCGCCGCCGGGCGCCGGGCACGGCCCGCACGCTGGTGCTGACGCCGACGCGCGAGCTCGCGATCCAGATCGGCGAGAGCGTCAAAGCCTATGGCGCCAACCTGAAGCTCACCCACACGGTCATCTTCGGCGGCGTCGGCCAGAAGCCGCAGACCGACGCAATGAAGCCGGGCGTCGATATCCTGGTCGCAACGCCGGGCCGCCTGCTCGATCTCATGAACCAGGGCTTCGTCCGGTTCGACAATCTCGAGGCCTTCGTGCTCGACGAGGCCGACCGCATGCTCGACATGGGCTTCATCCATGACGTGAAGCGCGTCATCGCCAAGCTGCCGGCGGAGCGCCAGACCTTCTTCTTCTCCGCGACCATGCCGGGCGAGGTGGCGCAGCTTGCCCAGCGGCTCCTCAAGGATCCGGTGCGCGTCGAGGTGACGCCGGTCGCGACCACGGCCGAGAAGATCGCCCAGGGCGTGATCTTCTGCGAGACGAAGGAAAAGCGGCAGCTCCTGGCCGACGTCCTGGCCGACCCGGCCCTGAGCCGCGTCATCATCTTCACCCGCACCAAGCACGGCGCCAACAAGGTGACCGAGTTCCTGGGCAAGGCCGGCATCACCGCCGCCGCCATCCACGGCAACAAGTCGCAGTCTGCCCGCCAGGCGGCACTCGAGGGTTTCCGCGCCGGGAAGCTACGCGCGCTCGTCGCAACCGACATCGCGGCGCGCGGTATCGATATCGACGGCATCACCCATGTCGTCAATTTCGAGCTGCCGAACATTCCCGAGAGCTACGTCCACCGCATCGGCCGCACCGCGCGTGCGGGGGCCGAGGGCAGCGCCATCTCGTTCTGCGACGGCGAGGAGCGGGCCTATCTGCGCGACATCGAGCGGCTGACCCGGCAGCCGGTCGAGGTCCTGCCGCGCCCGCCGGCGACGGCGCCGGTCGTGATCCAGGCCAATTTCGACCAGCGGCCGCCACGCCCGCAGCAGAGCCGCGGACCGCGCCCCCAGCGCAACGGCGAACGCCGGGAGCAAGGCCGGGACCAGGGCCAGCGCCAGGCGACGGGTCAGGGTCAGGAAAAAGTGCCGGCGCCGCGCGCGGCCCATCCCCACGGCCGCCCCGCCCCAGGCAAGCCCGACCCGCATCGGGCAAACCCGCACAAACCGGCACACGGCAAGCCCGCCCACGGCCAACATCAGGGCCAGCGTCAAGGCCAGCACCACGCCCCGGTCCGCGCGGAGTCGCGGCCGGCGGGTGCCTCGCGCGGCCTGGGCTCGTTCGGCGACCTGGTCGCGGGCCTCGGCGCCCGCTCGGCACCTGAGGAACAGGACGCCCCGCGCGAGGCGCAGCACCGCGAGCAGCGCCGCCGCCGCTAA
- a CDS encoding phosphoadenylyl-sulfate reductase, which produces MDLDLAARQRAVTLNRQYQGVDGEEFLRAIIEDEFPGRVAIVSSFGTESALLLALAARVRQDIPIIFLDTGHHFPETLAYRDLVQRRLGLTGLRTVKAADATLADRDPDAELWQFDTDACCSLRKVEPLQHAIREFDVLISGRKHYHGALRQFISRAEAVDGLIKVDPIADWSPERVEEAFEALDLPRHPLIARGYRSVGCRPCTIPAGDAADPRAGRWAGQVRTECGIHRAGRLQPAQPAETDALSVAS; this is translated from the coding sequence ATGGATCTGGACCTTGCGGCACGCCAGCGCGCGGTAACGCTCAATCGTCAGTATCAGGGCGTCGACGGCGAAGAATTCCTCCGCGCCATCATCGAAGACGAATTTCCCGGACGGGTCGCGATCGTGTCGTCCTTCGGCACGGAATCAGCACTGCTGCTGGCGCTCGCGGCCCGCGTCCGGCAGGACATCCCGATCATCTTCCTCGACACCGGCCATCATTTCCCCGAGACGCTCGCCTATCGCGACCTGGTGCAGCGTCGGTTGGGCCTGACGGGCCTCCGGACGGTCAAGGCCGCCGACGCGACGCTCGCCGACCGCGACCCGGACGCGGAGCTCTGGCAGTTCGACACGGACGCCTGCTGCAGCCTGCGCAAGGTCGAGCCGCTGCAGCATGCGATCCGCGAGTTCGACGTGTTGATCTCCGGCCGCAAGCATTATCACGGCGCGCTGCGCCAGTTCATCTCGCGCGCCGAGGCGGTCGACGGGTTGATCAAGGTCGACCCGATTGCCGACTGGTCGCCCGAACGGGTCGAGGAGGCCTTCGAAGCGCTCGATCTGCCGCGCCACCCGCTGATTGCGCGCGGCTATCGCTCGGTCGGTTGCCGGCCTTGCACGATCCCGGCGGGGGACGCGGCGGACCCGCGCGCCGGCCGCTGGGCCGGCCAGGTCAGGACCGAATGCGGCATCCATCGCGCCGGGCGCCTGCAGCCCGCGCAGCCGGCTGAGACCGACGCCCTGTCCGTCGCGTCCTAA